From the Candidatus Krumholzibacteriota bacterium genome, one window contains:
- a CDS encoding cold-shock protein produces the protein METGTVKWFNGSKGFGFISREEGDDVFVHYKAIEAEGFKTLDEGDKVEFEIEEGPKGLQANNVRKI, from the coding sequence ATGGAAACAGGAACTGTCAAATGGTTCAACGGGTCCAAAGGCTTTGGCTTTATTTCCAGAGAAGAAGGCGATGATGTCTTTGTTCATTATAAAGCCATCGAAGCCGAAGGGTTTAAAACTCTTGATGAGGGCGACAAAGTTGAATTTGAGATTGAAGAAGGTCCTAAAGGTCTACAGGCTAATAACGTAAGAAAGATATAG
- a CDS encoding cupin domain-containing protein: MNNDLKAISLVDMVDYQKEAVVSKTIIEKKAGTVTLFAFDQGQGLSEHTAPFDALVQVLDGEVEIRISGKSYNLKQGEIIIMPANEPHSLSAVKSFRMLLTMIRSK; encoded by the coding sequence ATGAATAATGACCTGAAAGCAATTTCCTTAGTTGATATGGTGGATTATCAAAAGGAGGCGGTTGTTAGCAAAACTATCATCGAGAAGAAGGCAGGGACAGTTACTTTATTTGCATTTGACCAGGGGCAGGGTTTAAGTGAACATACCGCCCCGTTTGATGCATTGGTTCAAGTCCTCGATGGTGAAGTAGAAATTAGAATTTCCGGTAAATCTTATAATTTGAAACAAGGCGAGATAATTATTATGCCGGCTAATGAACCACACTCGCTGTCAGCTGTTAAAAGCTTTAGAATGTTGCTGACGATGATTAGATCCAAATAA
- a CDS encoding T9SS type A sorting domain-containing protein, translating into MLAKILKKLLLVCILLHFPYSIYGQGVSSIQLVGNFNGITCEPDDPENDMISLGNHEWSKLKFIDEGSSPPDTIDFKFTKDGTWGDEHWGWSFEHGWGIAELSWNPPSIVTALQDSGYHYFHFNDSTYSYSIERPAGKIFGAITSGDSGQLPANTTVTLTNSEAGTIGTFDEFSDSLYIFQHLPPAEYSIYASAEGYSDTTIYTNLARGDSAQIDITLYLNTAVTISYATYQRSDNEIILLWSTGNDCENIGFDIYRGVNPELSMMEKRNLNPIYSSPEYGFSDTVEDRYIDHYYYIVETNEINGVRYGPIKVERQTPYAGCSLQQNYPNPFNPSTTIPYTVGTTGDMQKVTISFFDVSGKLISSSDLGTKSPGDYTFLWNPSASVKGRIPSGVYYCRLAIGKNTFTRKMILLR; encoded by the coding sequence GTGTTAGCAAAAATACTAAAAAAACTCCTCCTGGTATGTATTCTATTACATTTTCCTTATAGTATATACGGGCAAGGTGTATCTTCCATCCAGCTTGTCGGTAATTTCAATGGAATAACATGTGAACCTGACGATCCCGAAAATGATATGATTTCCCTTGGTAATCATGAATGGAGCAAACTCAAATTTATAGACGAGGGCAGCTCTCCCCCCGATACAATAGATTTTAAATTCACAAAGGACGGTACCTGGGGTGACGAACATTGGGGATGGAGTTTCGAACACGGCTGGGGAATTGCTGAATTGTCCTGGAACCCGCCGAGCATAGTAACTGCATTACAGGACAGCGGATATCACTATTTCCATTTCAATGATTCCACTTATTCCTATTCTATAGAACGTCCCGCCGGCAAAATATTCGGAGCAATTACATCCGGAGACAGCGGTCAACTTCCAGCAAATACTACAGTCACCCTGACCAATTCCGAAGCAGGGACAATAGGAACTTTTGATGAATTCAGCGATTCTCTATATATTTTTCAACATCTGCCTCCCGCTGAATATTCAATTTACGCGTCAGCTGAGGGATACAGTGATACTACAATATACACGAACCTCGCCCGGGGAGACTCCGCGCAAATAGACATAACCCTCTATCTTAACACGGCCGTTACAATTTCATACGCGACTTACCAGCGAAGTGATAATGAAATAATTCTCTTATGGTCGACGGGCAATGACTGCGAGAACATCGGCTTTGATATCTACAGAGGAGTAAACCCGGAATTATCAATGATGGAAAAAAGAAACTTGAATCCTATTTACAGCAGTCCGGAATATGGTTTTTCTGATACCGTTGAAGACCGTTACATAGATCATTACTATTACATCGTGGAAACAAACGAAATTAACGGCGTTAGATACGGTCCTATTAAAGTAGAAAGACAGACGCCATACGCGGGCTGTTCTCTGCAACAAAACTATCCAAACCCCTTTAATCCCTCTACCACTATTCCTTATACTGTCGGCACAACCGGCGACATGCAGAAAGTAACTATATCCTTTTTCGATGTTTCGGGTAAATTGATAAGCAGTAGTGATCTGGGAACTAAATCTCCCGGAGACTACACATTTCTCTGGAACCCCTCCGCATCTGTGAAAGGCAGAATTCCGTCAGGCGTATACTACTGCAGACTGGCAATAGGGAAGAATACATTCACGAGAAAGATGATTCTTCTCAGGTAA
- a CDS encoding methyltransferase domain-containing protein, which yields MSELLNPQLINLLACPDCNSDLEIIASQLQCSNCRKKYEIRNGIPCLYPSSIDEEHLQEEESLADIMKRTHHNKKDQFISTQWDESKKEFWGMVKNNVVGNNKVLINIGCGYDSNYIDHEKERNIFVNFDLVFKMLNFLQNEYGAKSCVAGDINKLPFKKASFDYVISIDVIHHESDNLKSMIKSFADLLKPGGTLFLEDPNAWGMFQIPKSILLPRSIYRLMRSMYHKLRQSKHRPADYEFPTNVRKIKDILRNLTFTDIVVYPNNSYPCIGPKAFQLYNLFSGLDYIRKYHNYHYMISAIKTYD from the coding sequence ATGAGTGAATTACTGAATCCTCAATTAATTAACTTGTTGGCTTGCCCTGATTGCAATAGTGATTTAGAAATTATTGCAAGCCAGCTTCAGTGTAGTAATTGTAGAAAGAAATATGAGATCCGGAATGGTATTCCCTGTTTATATCCTTCCTCTATTGATGAAGAGCATTTGCAAGAGGAAGAATCTTTGGCAGATATAATGAAAAGAACTCATCATAACAAAAAAGATCAATTTATTTCTACCCAGTGGGATGAATCAAAGAAAGAATTTTGGGGAATGGTAAAAAACAATGTTGTAGGAAACAACAAAGTACTTATTAACATTGGTTGTGGATATGATTCCAATTACATTGATCATGAAAAAGAAAGAAACATTTTTGTAAACTTTGACCTTGTATTCAAAATGCTTAACTTTTTACAAAATGAGTATGGAGCAAAATCCTGTGTAGCTGGTGATATTAATAAACTGCCTTTCAAGAAAGCTTCTTTTGATTATGTTATCTCCATCGATGTGATACATCATGAAAGCGACAACCTCAAATCTATGATAAAATCCTTCGCTGACTTGTTAAAACCAGGTGGAACTTTATTCTTGGAGGACCCGAATGCTTGGGGTATGTTCCAAATTCCAAAGTCAATCTTGTTGCCCAGGTCGATATATCGACTAATGAGGAGTATGTATCATAAGCTCAGGCAGAGTAAACACAGACCAGCAGATTATGAATTTCCTACAAATGTTAGGAAGATAAAAGACATACTTAGAAATTTGACTTTTACCGATATCGTTGTTTATCCTAATAACTCCTATCCTTGCATAGGTCCTAAAGCATTTCAACTATACAACCTTTTTTCTGGTTTAGACTATATAAGGAAATATCACAATTATCATTATATGATAAGTGCAATAAAAACATATGATTAA
- a CDS encoding DEAD/DEAH box helicase, translating to MNTERFLKKLKADDFYREQIVFTHKIPARRAKWGKLDYPLPGRVTELLDNSGIKRLYSHQVEAVKAVREGKSIVIVTSTASGKTLCYNIPVIERFLEDRECKALYLYPTKALAQDQLRVLESYGRSIDFKAGTYDGDTPGSLRKKLRGEADILLTNPDMLHSGILPNHSKWARFFANLQFVVIDEIHTYRGIFGSHVANVIGRLERICGYYGAKPVYVTSSATIANPGEHAERLTGRRIKVIKNDGSPRGEKKFVMWNPPVIDEIGVDRRSTNVEAADIIAKLVMGNVQTIAFVKSRVVSEVITRYVRGILKSHSSSLDDSVHPYRGGYLPEERREIERLLFENELKAVISTNALELGIDVGALYASVIVGYPGSIASTWQQAGRAGRGEEESVVFFLVHNTPLEQYLVKHPEYFLGRTPENAIIDPENPYVLLGQLRAAAFELPLSGSEVSEMGQYAPAIAELLEEEREFNFLRGKWYWRGKGYPSASVNLRNISPDSYTIIDESDGNRVIGTVDEASAFQQVHPDAVYLHQAFTYFVNNLDIDKKVAFVSKCDLDYYTQSITETRVKIDKEEKKDKWKISEIGFGDVSVTDLTFMFRKIKFGSRDSIGYGKCDLPPQILETAGLWIMPPREVFAAVRKWGRVPSEGLLGLSNVLREVVPLFVMCDPLDIGTTVNSGSTAGQALYLYDKYPGGIGFSLKSYDLVEEIMSAALELIKACSCENGCPSCVGSPIPPFTQLDPDSGGRGMIPDKEAALVILHSMLQLQPYRPAAVKKERNVKEEKRPKVKPLPVELEGKLREGLYGRKKRNDR from the coding sequence TTGAACACTGAACGCTTCCTGAAGAAATTGAAAGCGGATGATTTTTACAGAGAGCAAATTGTGTTTACTCATAAAATCCCGGCGCGCAGGGCAAAATGGGGAAAACTCGATTATCCTCTTCCGGGTAGGGTCACAGAACTTTTAGATAATTCCGGTATAAAAAGGCTTTATTCACATCAGGTTGAAGCGGTAAAGGCCGTAAGAGAGGGAAAATCGATAGTTATAGTCACATCGACTGCCAGCGGAAAAACGTTGTGCTACAATATTCCTGTTATTGAAAGATTTCTCGAGGATCGCGAATGCAAGGCGTTGTATCTTTATCCTACAAAGGCTCTTGCTCAGGATCAACTCAGGGTTTTGGAAAGTTACGGGCGAAGTATAGATTTTAAGGCGGGTACTTACGACGGAGATACGCCCGGTTCTCTCAGGAAGAAGCTGAGAGGGGAAGCTGATATTCTCCTGACGAATCCCGACATGCTTCATTCCGGTATTTTGCCTAATCATTCGAAGTGGGCGCGTTTCTTCGCGAATCTGCAGTTTGTTGTTATCGATGAAATACACACTTACCGGGGAATTTTCGGGTCTCACGTTGCGAATGTTATCGGAAGGCTTGAGAGGATCTGCGGTTATTATGGAGCAAAGCCGGTTTATGTTACCTCTTCGGCTACTATTGCTAATCCCGGCGAGCACGCCGAGAGATTAACCGGAAGAAGGATAAAAGTTATTAAAAATGACGGATCACCGAGAGGCGAAAAAAAGTTCGTGATGTGGAACCCACCCGTCATTGATGAAATTGGAGTTGACCGGCGCAGCACAAACGTTGAGGCCGCCGATATTATAGCAAAACTGGTTATGGGTAATGTTCAGACGATTGCGTTTGTGAAATCGCGTGTTGTCAGTGAAGTAATTACACGTTACGTTCGGGGTATTTTAAAGAGCCATAGTTCTTCTCTGGATGATTCTGTTCATCCCTACAGAGGAGGTTACCTTCCGGAAGAAAGAAGGGAGATCGAAAGGCTTCTGTTCGAGAATGAACTTAAAGCGGTCATAAGTACAAACGCTCTTGAACTCGGGATTGATGTCGGCGCTCTCTACGCGTCGGTTATTGTCGGTTATCCCGGCAGCATAGCCTCTACATGGCAGCAGGCCGGAAGGGCGGGAAGGGGGGAAGAAGAATCTGTTGTTTTCTTTCTGGTTCATAATACTCCCCTGGAACAATACCTTGTAAAACATCCTGAATATTTTCTGGGAAGAACCCCTGAGAACGCGATAATCGACCCGGAAAATCCCTATGTGCTTCTAGGTCAATTAAGAGCCGCGGCATTCGAACTTCCGCTTTCAGGAAGTGAAGTGTCGGAAATGGGCCAGTACGCTCCAGCTATAGCTGAGCTTCTTGAGGAAGAACGTGAATTTAATTTTCTAAGGGGTAAGTGGTACTGGAGAGGGAAGGGATACCCGAGTGCTTCAGTAAACCTTCGTAATATTTCTCCGGACAGTTATACAATAATCGATGAATCGGATGGAAACCGGGTTATTGGAACGGTAGACGAAGCCAGCGCTTTTCAGCAGGTTCATCCGGATGCCGTGTATTTGCACCAGGCATTTACTTACTTTGTAAATAATCTGGATATTGATAAGAAAGTGGCATTCGTCAGCAAGTGTGATCTTGATTATTACACTCAATCTATCACGGAAACCAGGGTTAAGATTGACAAGGAAGAAAAGAAAGACAAATGGAAAATAAGTGAGATTGGTTTCGGCGATGTTTCTGTTACTGATCTGACTTTTATGTTTAGGAAAATAAAATTTGGCAGCCGTGATTCAATAGGATATGGGAAATGTGATCTTCCTCCGCAGATTCTCGAGACTGCCGGATTGTGGATCATGCCGCCTCGTGAGGTTTTTGCCGCAGTCAGGAAATGGGGCAGAGTTCCTTCAGAGGGTTTGCTCGGCCTTTCCAATGTTCTTCGTGAAGTAGTTCCCCTTTTTGTTATGTGTGATCCGCTTGATATAGGCACGACGGTAAATTCCGGATCTACAGCGGGCCAGGCGCTTTATCTGTATGATAAATACCCGGGAGGAATCGGGTTTTCACTTAAGAGTTACGATCTGGTTGAAGAGATAATGAGCGCCGCTCTTGAGCTGATCAAGGCGTGTTCATGTGAGAATGGCTGTCCCTCCTGTGTAGGGTCTCCAATACCGCCTTTCACACAGCTTGACCCGGATAGCGGAGGAAGGGGGATGATCCCGGATAAAGAAGCGGCCCTTGTGATCCTTCATTCAATGCTGCAGCTTCAGCCCTACAGACCGGCTGCTGTTAAGAAGGAAAGAAATGTAAAGGAGGAAAAAAGGCCTAAGGTAAAACCACTTCCCGTGGAACTTGAGGGGAAACTGCGGGAAGGACTATATGGGAGGAAGAAGAGGAATGACAGGTAG
- the pgeF gene encoding peptidoglycan editing factor PgeF, with product MKWITKSNLNIGIFPVLDVIAPRLEFYFSSRTGGISPAPFNSLNLGTDLGDTRENVNQNRNILLNALNISSDNLALGEQTHSSNIRITNKGGRYKKSDGFITERTGLSIAISTADCYPVVIYSPPENAMAAIHVGRKGAAGGIISKTLRKMVDQFLINPENSISILGPGICWKCYQINRNIASKFEGKVIKKRKNKYYLDLPLFIKNELKRCGIKQRNIFSSGICTCCSPDLCFSYRRENITGRHWTLATIR from the coding sequence ATGAAATGGATCACAAAATCGAATCTGAATATTGGCATATTCCCCGTTCTGGATGTAATAGCACCCCGTCTTGAATTCTATTTTTCATCAAGAACCGGCGGCATCAGCCCCGCGCCGTTCAATTCCCTTAATCTTGGAACTGATCTCGGCGATACCCGCGAAAACGTAAATCAAAACAGAAACATACTCCTAAACGCGCTCAATATCTCAAGTGACAATCTCGCTCTGGGAGAACAAACCCACAGTTCTAATATCAGAATCACAAATAAGGGAGGAAGATATAAGAAATCAGATGGTTTTATAACTGAACGTACCGGGCTGTCGATTGCTATAAGCACAGCCGATTGCTATCCCGTCGTCATCTATTCCCCTCCTGAAAACGCTATGGCAGCTATCCATGTTGGAAGAAAGGGAGCCGCCGGGGGAATAATCTCCAAAACACTCCGCAAGATGGTCGATCAATTCCTGATTAATCCGGAAAACTCAATTTCAATCCTGGGGCCTGGTATTTGCTGGAAATGCTACCAGATAAATAGAAATATCGCGTCTAAGTTCGAAGGTAAAGTGATAAAAAAACGGAAGAACAAATACTATCTCGATCTTCCGTTATTTATTAAAAATGAGCTGAAGCGATGCGGAATCAAACAGCGTAATATCTTTTCATCCGGAATATGTACATGCTGCTCGCCCGATTTATGCTTTTCATACCGACGTGAAAATATAACCGGAAGACACTGGACTCTGGCTACAATCAGATAG
- a CDS encoding pyridoxal phosphate-dependent aminotransferase produces the protein MKSKTSKEMKPFIVMDVLQRALELEEKGKHIIHMEIGEPDFDTPSAIVAAGIDSLRRGETHYTDSRGILKLRRAVAKYYNINYGLDISETQVLITMGVSPALLTVLSSLINNNGDEIILSNPYYPCYPNFIKHLGGTPRFIRTKAEDGFHLNPAMVKEAIGPDTKAILVNSPSNPVGTIISTDALKEICGMGIPVISDEIYHGLVYGEEAHSSLEFTENTYILNGFSKIFAMTGWRLGYVIAPAKAVRKIEIILQNFFISPNSFVQRGGIAALELNHPEIEEMKKKYNLRRKFLLGKLSAMGLKCAVEPKGAFYIFADARHIEKDSYKLAFDILDKAGVALTPGIDFGDQGEGYLRLSYANSMENLAEGASRLKQYLNNNGYRGQ, from the coding sequence ATGAAATCAAAAACAAGCAAAGAGATGAAACCATTTATTGTAATGGATGTTCTCCAACGGGCGCTTGAGCTGGAAGAAAAGGGCAAGCATATAATACATATGGAAATAGGAGAACCTGACTTTGACACTCCTTCCGCGATAGTCGCGGCTGGGATAGATTCACTGAGAAGGGGAGAAACCCACTACACCGACAGTCGCGGTATACTGAAACTCCGCAGGGCTGTGGCAAAATACTACAACATAAATTACGGCTTAGATATATCGGAAACACAGGTCCTTATTACTATGGGAGTATCCCCCGCTCTTCTTACGGTTCTTTCTTCGCTCATAAATAATAACGGCGATGAAATCATTCTCTCCAACCCGTATTATCCCTGTTATCCGAATTTCATAAAACACCTCGGGGGAACGCCGCGCTTCATACGTACAAAAGCTGAAGATGGATTTCATCTTAATCCAGCCATGGTAAAAGAAGCCATAGGTCCAGACACAAAAGCTATTCTTGTAAATTCACCATCTAATCCAGTTGGAACAATTATCTCCACAGATGCCCTGAAAGAAATATGCGGTATGGGAATACCCGTTATAAGCGATGAAATTTACCACGGTCTGGTATACGGCGAAGAGGCACATTCCTCACTTGAATTTACAGAGAATACTTACATCTTAAACGGGTTTTCCAAGATCTTTGCCATGACGGGATGGCGGCTGGGATACGTAATTGCCCCTGCTAAAGCGGTCAGAAAAATTGAGATTATCCTGCAGAACTTCTTTATTTCACCCAATTCTTTTGTTCAGAGAGGCGGAATTGCAGCTCTTGAATTAAACCACCCGGAAATTGAGGAAATGAAAAAAAAGTACAACTTAAGACGCAAATTCCTTCTCGGGAAACTCTCCGCGATGGGGCTTAAGTGCGCCGTCGAACCAAAGGGGGCTTTTTACATTTTCGCAGACGCCCGCCACATCGAAAAAGATTCCTATAAGCTTGCCTTTGATATTCTTGATAAAGCGGGAGTTGCCTTGACGCCCGGAATAGATTTCGGCGATCAGGGGGAAGGGTATCTTCGGCTGTCATACGCTAATTCCATGGAAAATCTCGCAGAAGGAGCCTCAAGGCTTAAACAATACCTCAATAATAACGGATATCGGGGACAATAA
- the pyrE gene encoding orotate phosphoribosyltransferase encodes MNKRDELKQILITRSILKGEFTLASGKKSNYYINGKMTTLYSRGLYLTARLLLDRLDSIEYDAIAGPVIGADPIIGAMLTLSASRKENREGFLIRKESKAHGTKKIIEGRFKEGSKTIIVEDVVTTGGSLLRAAKAISEAGGIIAGIIVLVDREEGAEQNIASEGYDLMSVFKVSELL; translated from the coding sequence TTGAACAAAAGAGATGAATTAAAACAGATCCTGATTACCCGCTCAATACTCAAGGGAGAATTCACTCTGGCCTCGGGGAAAAAAAGCAACTACTACATAAACGGCAAGATGACAACTCTTTATTCAAGGGGGCTCTACCTTACAGCGAGGCTTCTGCTGGACCGGCTTGATTCAATCGAATATGACGCCATTGCGGGCCCCGTAATAGGTGCCGATCCAATAATAGGCGCGATGCTGACACTCTCTGCTTCAAGAAAAGAAAACAGGGAAGGATTCCTGATAAGAAAAGAAAGTAAAGCCCACGGCACAAAGAAAATTATCGAAGGTAGATTCAAAGAAGGCTCGAAAACTATTATTGTGGAAGATGTTGTAACAACGGGAGGATCTCTGCTGAGAGCCGCTAAGGCAATTTCAGAAGCAGGGGGAATAATCGCGGGTATAATCGTACTCGTAGACCGGGAGGAAGGCGCGGAACAGAATATAGCATCCGAAGGATATGATCTCATGTCGGTTTTTAAAGTAAGCGAGCTCCTTTAA
- a CDS encoding FlgD immunoglobulin-like domain containing protein: protein MSITQIKSAVLKKARREIKKVSPLANSGLIIVTFLFFSTALISQSNSAEKILLEDSNLKLMEIDFEGPVFEDHGYVIKDHSLIKDAEGLFHLFYIRGDTKSFGHATSPDLRHWTIQNQVIDTDQETWNSYFVWAPHVIRISEYPSKYLMYSTGVTRNITQKTHLAYSSDLFSWNKFSNELFEPFHGDTTWLEWTDGEWANYRDPFFFEDNGTNYIINSAETNQNHGTIALSSSDNYYHWADNGPLYLHDNWHMIESSTVIKHNDKYHLFFTEEEIGGISHLSSDSLKGEWDISTRTIIDAGHACELTEALSDKYIFSRHTGYLTSYGDKVSTIRFDTLSWNGNYPEIKQDKILAQRWTILWGTAFDKQPVYGNSYEYRGDDTTSINFEGNWWIGTYENFNGPIYGDYPGSIQGNSPRGAIKSDNFIVKGRSMRLLVGGGNYPDSCYIALCDAENDTIIYNETGKNTETMDERLWDLDPWLGRNVYLKIVDNSSISFGHINVDGIKELGSPLPTQPNPETNGPAPRGIDPNKDDDNNLYNAPAHPTYPQSINNYPNPFNPTTTIVIFGKPFSKSTITIYSVNGRKVRDIESKTNSTGKAQVIWDGCDKTGNPLSAGVYTAVLRNGKELSASTKLILLR from the coding sequence ATGTCCATAACTCAAATCAAAAGCGCGGTTTTAAAGAAAGCAAGAAGAGAAATAAAGAAAGTTTCTCCTTTGGCCAACAGCGGATTGATCATAGTAACCTTCCTGTTCTTTTCAACCGCTTTAATTTCACAGTCAAACTCAGCCGAAAAAATACTCCTTGAGGATTCCAATTTGAAACTTATGGAAATAGATTTCGAAGGCCCTGTATTTGAAGACCACGGTTATGTTATAAAGGATCATTCACTCATCAAAGACGCCGAAGGATTATTCCATCTTTTTTATATCAGAGGAGACACAAAAAGCTTTGGACACGCGACATCACCCGACCTCAGGCACTGGACCATTCAAAACCAGGTAATTGATACAGATCAGGAAACCTGGAATAGTTATTTCGTGTGGGCTCCGCATGTTATTAGAATTTCTGAATATCCCAGCAAATACTTAATGTACTCCACCGGAGTGACAAGAAACATTACTCAAAAAACACATCTCGCATACTCAAGTGATCTTTTTTCCTGGAATAAATTTTCCAATGAACTATTCGAACCATTCCACGGTGATACAACATGGCTAGAATGGACAGACGGTGAATGGGCAAATTACCGAGACCCTTTCTTCTTCGAGGATAACGGGACAAACTATATTATAAATTCAGCGGAAACTAATCAGAATCATGGAACTATCGCCCTTTCCAGCAGCGATAACTACTACCACTGGGCAGATAATGGGCCCCTTTATCTGCACGACAACTGGCATATGATTGAAAGCTCAACAGTCATTAAACATAACGACAAATATCACCTTTTCTTTACAGAAGAAGAGATCGGGGGTATATCTCATTTATCTTCTGATTCTCTCAAAGGAGAATGGGATATAAGCACCCGCACAATTATTGACGCCGGCCATGCGTGCGAACTTACCGAAGCACTTTCGGACAAATACATATTTTCCAGGCATACTGGTTATCTCACTTCCTATGGCGACAAAGTAAGTACAATTAGATTCGACACACTGAGTTGGAACGGGAACTACCCCGAAATAAAACAGGATAAAATATTAGCCCAGAGGTGGACCATTCTTTGGGGAACGGCATTTGATAAACAACCCGTATACGGCAACTCATACGAGTACCGCGGTGATGATACAACCAGCATTAATTTTGAAGGCAACTGGTGGATAGGTACATACGAAAATTTCAACGGTCCTATCTACGGTGATTATCCCGGATCAATCCAGGGCAACTCGCCAAGGGGAGCCATAAAGTCTGACAACTTCATTGTCAAAGGGAGATCGATGAGACTTCTTGTCGGCGGTGGAAACTATCCAGATTCCTGCTATATAGCGCTCTGTGACGCTGAAAATGACACAATAATCTACAATGAAACGGGGAAGAATACTGAAACAATGGATGAAAGATTATGGGATCTGGATCCTTGGCTGGGCAGAAACGTCTATCTGAAGATCGTTGATAATTCTTCCATCTCATTCGGGCATATCAATGTCGACGGAATAAAAGAACTGGGAAGTCCATTGCCCACTCAGCCCAACCCGGAAACAAACGGACCCGCCCCCAGAGGGATAGACCCTAACAAAGATGACGATAACAACCTGTACAATGCCCCGGCGCATCCAACTTACCCACAGTCAATCAACAATTATCCTAACCCATTCAATCCAACTACAACGATTGTCATATTTGGAAAACCTTTCAGTAAATCAACTATAACAATTTATTCCGTGAACGGAAGAAAAGTAAGAGATATCGAGTCGAAAACCAATTCCACGGGAAAAGCCCAGGTCATATGGGACGGGTGTGATAAAACGGGAAACCCCCTCTCTGCGGGTGTATACACTGCCGTTTTAAGAAATGGCAAAGAACTTTCCGCTTCTACCAAATTGATTCTGCTTAGATAG
- a CDS encoding ribonuclease H-like domain-containing protein yields MRNIKKELQELRKRADKEFGVKDNKAQINSFIARAEKFLSGQDSAKEPECFLDERSRKDAKSINNPYSSGEISRRKLIKKLMEGGKTGGINKTRRKDIFSHVRLEEAVLGRQEDYGGASFYRIADSVLCVDPEADKVYKKYCNIISCPAAGGSGKDRSIDTLRNSPIDDVCYLDLETTGLRNSPLFLVGLMYSLGGRLVLDQFFARDYTEEFPLLEFTRDFLKNFSTIITFNGRGFDIPFMLDRMKLFGIESSLPEYHVDLLPISRRIVGKRTSNHKLSTLEKEILGRERIADLPGWKIPEVYHDYVRTGNAVDIKGVIKHNRIDLISMLRLIVFFLSDELYPEEKD; encoded by the coding sequence ATGCGTAATATTAAAAAGGAGCTTCAGGAACTGAGGAAAAGGGCGGATAAGGAATTTGGGGTAAAAGATAATAAGGCGCAGATAAATTCTTTTATCGCCCGTGCCGAGAAATTCTTATCCGGGCAGGATTCGGCAAAAGAACCTGAATGTTTTTTAGACGAGAGATCGCGTAAAGACGCAAAATCGATAAACAATCCTTATTCATCCGGTGAAATCAGCCGAAGGAAGTTGATAAAAAAATTGATGGAAGGAGGAAAAACTGGCGGGATCAATAAAACCCGGAGAAAAGATATTTTCTCACACGTCAGACTTGAAGAGGCGGTTTTAGGAAGGCAGGAGGATTATGGCGGCGCTTCTTTCTACCGAATTGCTGATTCAGTTTTGTGTGTAGATCCCGAAGCTGACAAGGTTTATAAGAAGTATTGCAATATTATTTCTTGTCCCGCTGCAGGCGGGTCCGGGAAAGATCGGTCTATTGATACCCTGAGAAATTCACCGATAGATGATGTATGTTATCTTGACCTTGAAACCACGGGGCTTAGAAATTCTCCTCTTTTCCTCGTCGGGTTGATGTACAGCCTGGGCGGAAGGTTGGTTCTGGATCAGTTTTTCGCCAGGGACTATACGGAAGAGTTTCCTCTCCTTGAATTTACGCGCGATTTTCTGAAAAATTTCAGTACAATCATTACTTTCAACGGCAGAGGGTTTGATATACCTTTCATGCTGGATAGAATGAAGTTGTTTGGTATTGAATCTTCATTACCGGAGTATCATGTGGATTTACTACCCATTTCAAGAAGAATTGTGGGGAAGAGGACATCAAATCATAAGCTGAGCACACTTGAGAAAGAAATACTGGGAAGGGAAAGAATAGCTGATCTTCCCGGCTGGAAGATACCCGAAGTGTATCATGATTATGTAAGAACAGGCAATGCCGTTGATATAAAAGGAGTTATCAAACACAACCGCATAGATCTGATTTCTATGTTACGTCTAATTGTTTTCTTTCTTTCTGATGAGCTCTATCCGGAGGAAAAAGATTGA